The Armatimonadota bacterium genome contains a region encoding:
- a CDS encoding uracil-DNA glycosylase: MPDDVTQCEKCPRLRQWCQHIGQVKRAQFIDQDYWTKPVPDFGVEAPRGLIVGLAPAAHGANRTGRMFTGDRSGEWLYRALHEAGLASQPTYQSRDDGMVLHGIRITAVCHCAPPDNKPTKEEIANCRPYLESALATGSLRAVLCLGGMAFAETQRILGIRPLQKFAHGAEIIGAVRILASYHPSQQNTFTGRLTQQMLQQVVNQFAESCR, translated from the coding sequence ATGCCAGACGATGTGACCCAATGCGAGAAATGCCCACGGCTACGACAGTGGTGCCAACACATCGGGCAAGTCAAGCGGGCTCAGTTCATTGATCAGGATTACTGGACCAAGCCGGTCCCGGATTTCGGCGTCGAAGCTCCTCGCGGGCTCATTGTCGGGCTCGCCCCAGCCGCACATGGCGCAAATCGAACGGGCCGGATGTTTACGGGAGATCGGAGCGGAGAATGGCTCTACCGCGCTCTCCATGAAGCAGGACTAGCCTCCCAGCCGACCTACCAATCGCGTGATGACGGCATGGTGCTTCACGGAATTCGGATCACGGCGGTCTGCCATTGTGCTCCACCGGACAACAAGCCGACCAAAGAAGAGATCGCCAACTGCAGGCCATATCTGGAATCCGCTTTGGCAACGGGATCGTTGCGAGCTGTACTTTGTCTCGGTGGAATGGCGTTCGCCGAGACACAGAGAATTCTAGGAATTCGTCCACTCCAAAAGTTTGCGCACGGCGCCGAAATCATCGGTGCCGTGCGCATTTTGGCGAGTTACCACCCTAGTCAGCAGAATACGTTTACTGGCCGGCTGACCCAGCAGATGCTGCAGCAGGTTGTGAACCAGTTTGCTGAATCTTGCCGTTGA
- a CDS encoding cytochrome ubiquinol oxidase subunit I has protein sequence MNYPVWEIPVIGGAWVIGAMSIFHVLIAWFAVGGGLYLPLAEAKLYKEGKEEWLPVLKQHSRFFLYITSVFGATTGVGIWFTIGLVHPEATSTLIHNFVFGWAIEWVFFVIELASAAVYYLTWGRISRELHLKVGYLYALSSFLTLVIINGILSFMLTPGNAWLSVAGTGRESFMFWMAFFNPTYFPSLVMRMLACASLAGIYALITYSRANAEAMLRTKSEMVKWSAQWLIPMFVGMPIVLVWFLSQVPVENRGLLELGMTTIGSGAFTQVTRIAMLTVLTTFTIAGVVYFFAYKAPKDMNYGHAIGVLFLAAIATASTEYARETLRRPWVIGSHMYSNGIRQSEVSKFNAEGYLTQSTWKPMAETDEMIGEAMFRGQCMSCHTTNGYRSMERLLQGRDEKNIAKLLDMLHNPKPDSPYVKYMPPLVGTPEEVRALAAYLAILSAQPQAKNVVEEPAAETKKVAAR, from the coding sequence ATGAACTATCCAGTCTGGGAAATCCCTGTAATCGGCGGAGCCTGGGTGATTGGCGCGATGTCAATCTTCCACGTGCTAATCGCCTGGTTCGCGGTTGGCGGCGGGCTCTATCTGCCGCTAGCCGAAGCAAAACTCTATAAGGAAGGCAAGGAAGAATGGTTGCCAGTGCTCAAACAGCACAGCCGATTCTTCCTGTACATCACCAGTGTGTTCGGCGCAACAACAGGCGTCGGCATCTGGTTCACCATCGGGCTCGTACATCCGGAAGCCACATCGACCCTCATCCACAACTTCGTTTTTGGGTGGGCCATTGAGTGGGTTTTCTTCGTGATCGAGCTGGCATCAGCAGCCGTTTACTATCTGACTTGGGGCAGGATCTCGCGAGAACTGCACCTCAAAGTCGGCTATCTTTACGCGCTGTCTTCATTCCTGACCTTGGTGATTATCAACGGCATCTTGTCGTTCATGCTCACACCAGGCAACGCCTGGCTTTCGGTCGCAGGCACTGGTCGAGAATCCTTCATGTTCTGGATGGCATTCTTCAACCCAACCTACTTCCCATCGTTGGTGATGCGAATGTTGGCCTGCGCTTCTTTGGCAGGCATTTACGCGCTGATCACTTATTCGCGCGCTAATGCTGAAGCCATGTTGCGCACCAAGTCCGAAATGGTGAAGTGGAGCGCTCAATGGCTCATCCCGATGTTTGTTGGAATGCCAATCGTGCTCGTTTGGTTCCTCTCGCAGGTTCCGGTCGAAAACCGTGGTCTGCTTGAGCTCGGAATGACAACTATCGGCTCCGGCGCATTCACGCAAGTGACTCGCATCGCGATGTTGACGGTGCTCACAACCTTCACGATTGCCGGCGTCGTTTACTTCTTTGCCTACAAGGCACCGAAGGATATGAACTACGGCCACGCGATCGGCGTGCTCTTCCTAGCGGCAATCGCAACAGCGTCCACCGAGTACGCCCGGGAAACGCTAAGAAGGCCATGGGTTATCGGTAGCCACATGTATTCGAATGGAATTCGTCAAAGTGAAGTTTCGAAATTCAATGCCGAAGGTTATCTGACTCAATCCACCTGGAAGCCAATGGCCGAAACCGATGAAATGATCGGCGAGGCAATGTTCCGCGGTCAATGCATGAGCTGCCACACCACAAACGGCTATCGTTCGATGGAACGGCTCCTGCAGGGGCGTGATGAAAAGAACATTGCGAAGTTGCTTGACATGCTTCATAACCCGAAGCCAGATTCTCCTTATGTCAAGTACATGCCGCCACTGGTCGGCACCCCCGAAGAGGTGAGGGCGCTTGCAGCGTATCTCGCCATTCTCAGCGCTCAGCCACAAGCTAAAAATGTGGTTGAAGAGCCGGCAGCGGAAACGAAAAAAGTCGCCGCCAGATGA
- a CDS encoding cytochrome bc complex cytochrome b subunit, whose product MAKISQFMVDRLGLADSISYLSKKSVPVHSRTGWYYWGGISLLAFIVQVFTGILLMVYYRPGPEAYESVRQITYQMHFGWLIRSAHNWSASIFLLSVFIHMFTVFFMKAYRAPREIGWWSGILLLMFGLLFGFSGYLLPMDELSFFATKVGLEIPNSVPGIGPIIANILRGGLEVNEFTIQRFFAMHTVILPLLFLPLLAVHLWLVQKHGNALPESEEAKPETERKTIPFFPNFFAQDMAMWLITLNVIAVFAAMFPVQLGQPADALKPAPEGIHPEWYFMSQFQTLKFMGRIFPGYAGEALGMTIFTLGLVLWILIPLYDVKSKGGKRGRNATYFGIFALGILLVTTLWGYWGVK is encoded by the coding sequence ATGGCAAAAATCTCACAATTCATGGTGGATCGATTGGGCCTTGCAGACTCAATCAGCTACCTGTCCAAAAAATCTGTTCCGGTCCACAGTCGTACCGGCTGGTACTACTGGGGCGGCATCTCGCTACTGGCATTCATCGTGCAGGTTTTCACCGGCATCTTGCTCATGGTGTATTACCGACCCGGGCCAGAAGCGTATGAATCCGTTCGACAAATCACCTACCAGATGCACTTTGGATGGCTGATTCGCTCGGCACACAACTGGTCGGCTTCGATCTTCCTGTTGTCGGTGTTCATCCACATGTTCACCGTGTTTTTCATGAAGGCATACCGCGCACCTCGCGAAATCGGGTGGTGGTCCGGCATCTTGCTGCTCATGTTTGGGCTGCTATTCGGATTCAGTGGCTACCTGCTGCCGATGGACGAACTCTCGTTCTTTGCAACTAAGGTCGGCCTTGAAATTCCGAATTCAGTGCCAGGTATCGGCCCCATCATCGCGAACATTTTGCGTGGCGGCCTCGAAGTCAACGAGTTCACCATTCAACGTTTCTTTGCGATGCACACGGTGATCTTGCCTCTCCTTTTCCTGCCGCTGTTAGCTGTGCACCTTTGGTTAGTTCAAAAGCACGGTAACGCCTTGCCAGAATCTGAAGAAGCCAAGCCAGAAACGGAACGCAAGACGATTCCTTTCTTCCCTAACTTCTTCGCCCAAGACATGGCGATGTGGCTCATCACGCTCAACGTGATCGCGGTATTCGCCGCCATGTTCCCGGTTCAACTCGGCCAGCCGGCTGACGCGCTCAAACCAGCTCCAGAAGGCATCCACCCCGAGTGGTACTTCATGAGCCAGTTCCAGACGCTCAAGTTTATGGGCCGAATCTTCCCCGGCTATGCCGGTGAGGCACTTGGAATGACCATCTTCACGCTCGGACTCGTGCTCTGGATTCTCATCCCGTTGTACGACGTGAAATCGAAAGGTGGAAAGCGTGGCCGCAATGCAACGTACTTTGGAATCTTCGCCCTAGGCATCTTGCTCGTCACGACGCTCTGGGGCTACTGGGGAGTGAAATAA
- a CDS encoding Rieske (2Fe-2S) protein: MNENPTVNELGQDDADDAVSRRGFVKVALAGVGLAYAAAIGYPVYRYLNSPVESALVMAAVKEVNLPDAQKLPKGSVLVFKFGVRPALLIHHDDDTWVAMDAVCTHMGCTVAFHKDQNRIVCACHGGVYDAKTGENISGPPPKPLTLYRVVMGEESVTVTRA; encoded by the coding sequence ATGAACGAGAATCCAACTGTAAATGAACTCGGCCAAGATGACGCCGATGATGCTGTATCTCGGCGCGGATTTGTCAAGGTTGCCTTGGCAGGCGTCGGACTAGCCTACGCGGCGGCGATCGGGTACCCGGTGTACCGATATCTCAATTCGCCGGTTGAATCTGCACTCGTGATGGCCGCAGTCAAGGAAGTCAATCTTCCAGATGCACAAAAGCTACCCAAGGGGTCCGTCCTGGTGTTCAAGTTTGGCGTTCGCCCAGCACTTTTGATCCACCACGACGACGATACATGGGTGGCAATGGATGCCGTGTGCACCCACATGGGCTGTACTGTGGCGTTCCACAAAGACCAAAACCGAATCGTTTGTGCCTGTCATGGCGGCGTCTATGACGCCAAAACAGGCGAGAACATCAGCGGTCCTCCTCCCAAGCCATTGACGCTCTATAGAGTCGTAATGGGCGAGGAAAGCGTGACGGTGACGAGGGCATAA
- a CDS encoding GNAT family N-acetyltransferase, producing the protein MAFGYEGKKVRLVPLDKTKHFENCLKWLNDPEVTQYLLAGSYPITRIQEEDWFESMSRSKDSVIFAIETLDSHTHIGNSGLHHIDLLNGTATSGSFIGVPELWGRGFGSDAAYTRTEYAFDVLGLRLLMTAYLEGNERSKRMSEALGFKEYGYIPNRFWKNGKYVGEHLLMLERNDFIRRP; encoded by the coding sequence ATGGCATTTGGATACGAAGGCAAAAAGGTGAGGCTCGTCCCGCTGGACAAGACGAAGCACTTTGAAAACTGCTTGAAGTGGCTGAACGATCCTGAGGTCACCCAATATCTTTTGGCGGGGAGCTATCCGATCACACGGATTCAGGAAGAAGACTGGTTCGAGTCCATGAGCCGATCAAAGGATTCGGTCATTTTTGCGATCGAGACCCTGGATTCGCATACGCACATCGGCAATTCGGGCCTGCACCACATCGACCTGTTGAATGGAACGGCGACTTCCGGTTCTTTCATCGGAGTTCCTGAATTGTGGGGGAGAGGATTCGGAAGCGATGCCGCCTATACTCGGACCGAATACGCTTTCGACGTGCTTGGGCTTCGACTCCTGATGACGGCTTATCTAGAAGGAAACGAGCGGTCCAAGCGGATGTCCGAGGCACTCGGGTTTAAGGAGTATGGATACATCCCGAACCGGTTCTGGAAAAATGGAAAGTACGTGGGCGAGCACCTTTTGATGCTGGAGCGGAACGACTTTATTCGCCGCCCATAA
- a CDS encoding zinc ribbon domain-containing protein yields MPIYEYEPVDWDCLICNGRFEVLQSPNDEALSVCPTCGMDCRRVVSKAQIKVAKFHGHDHAATKGMTSYKKSGKGVWEKVAGEGVDAIVGSPEDIAAVEAESAPPVRKIVLDE; encoded by the coding sequence ATGCCGATTTATGAATATGAACCCGTGGATTGGGACTGCCTGATCTGTAATGGGAGATTCGAAGTGCTGCAATCTCCCAACGATGAGGCCCTATCTGTATGCCCGACCTGTGGGATGGACTGCCGCAGGGTTGTCAGCAAGGCTCAGATCAAAGTCGCGAAGTTTCACGGTCACGACCACGCCGCAACAAAAGGGATGACGAGTTACAAGAAGTCGGGCAAGGGAGTCTGGGAAAAGGTTGCTGGCGAAGGGGTGGATGCCATTGTCGGCTCGCCTGAAGACATCGCCGCAGTTGAGGCAGAATCGGCTCCACCCGTTCGCAAAATCGTTCTCGACGAATAG
- a CDS encoding DUF1328 domain-containing protein, with protein MLHYALVFLVVAIVAGILGFGAISGLAATIAKVCFFVFLIMAIVSFLKKSTK; from the coding sequence ATGTTACATTACGCATTAGTTTTTCTCGTCGTCGCTATCGTCGCTGGAATTCTTGGCTTTGGTGCCATCAGCGGATTGGCAGCCACGATCGCGAAGGTCTGTTTCTTCGTGTTCTTGATCATGGCCATTGTGTCATTCCTCAAGAAGTCCACAAAGTAG